The nucleotide sequence GTTCCAATGATTGGAACTTTTCAAATGAGTATGTTTTATCATTTCGTTGGCAGTAACTTGTTGATCGTACTTATAAGGCGGTCGCCATTGACGGGTTTTGCAATGAATTCATTGATACCGGCCTGTGCACATCGAGCATGGATGTCGTCGTTGACATAGGCACTTACGGCAATGACCGGGACTCGCTGGTGTTCGGAGGAGATGGCCCCGCCACGTATTTTTTCTACCAGTTCAAATCCATCCATGCCGGGCATCTGCAGGTCGACAACGAGGATATCCACTGCATTTTTTTTGAGGTGTTCCAGTGCTGCATAGCCATCAGCTACGACATCGGCATCGACGTTTTTGGAGGCCAGTAATTTGGTGAAATACAACCGATTCAGGACATTGTCTTCGACGACGAGAACCCGCAGCGAATTGTTTCTCTCCGGCAATTTCGGTTTGGGGGATATCGTGTGGTGGCGGGATGCACGAGGGGACACTGCGGTTTGCGGTTCACCGAGGGACGGGATATCCGAGAGTGTGAAGGGCAGTGTGATAAGAAATTCTGAACCATTCTGTGTAGAACTGACACATTCGACGTTGCCGCCCATGACGACAGCCAATTCCTTGGCCAGCGTCAATCCGATTCCCAATCCATTGTAGCGACGGGTGTAGGATCCATCCTGCTGCACGAAAGGGGCAAAGATGTCTTCACGATTGGCGGGATCAATACCAATGCCGGTATCTCTGATTGTAAAACAAACAATGACCTGATCATCCTGGCGTTCTTTTAGCTGTACATTGAAATGAATCGAACCTTCTGAAGTGAACTTAATGGCGTTTTCACCGATCTGAACGAGAATCTGCTGCAGTCGGAAATCATCGGTTTGTACGTACTGGGGAATGGCGTCATCCCAGTCAAAGCGCACCAGCAGATCTTTGCGTTCGGCGCGGCTTTTTAGTACAGCGATCAGTTTTTGCACTGTTTCTTTCAAATCCACGGGGCGGGGGGAAATGCGGATGCGCCGGTCTTCGATCTCTGTATAGGTGAGGACGCTGTTGACAATTTTGAGCAAAATGGACCCGCTGTCTTCAATCAGTGACAAACTATCGGTCTGCTCTTCATCCAGATCCGTTTCCAGCATCAGCTGGCTCAAGCCGATCACTGCGTTAAGCGGTGTGCGCAGTTCGTGGCTGATGTTCGACAGGAAATAGGATTTGAGGCGGTCTGCTTTTTCCGCGCGGTCTTTTGCTTCTTGCAAACTGAATTCCCGTTGCTTCTGTTCGCCGATATCCCGCTTTTGGACTATCACAGACTGCACCTCACCTGCTGCATCAAATATTGGATTCGCGCGGCACTCGTAGTACTGGTTAACCCACTCATCGTAGACCTCCGCGGTAACAAGCGTCTTTTCGTTTAATGCCCGGATAAAAGGGCATCCTTCGCAGCGGTTGACCGCCAGAGGGCCGATGTTTTCGCGGAGTTCTTTTTGCTTCTCTCTCAATTCGAGATGTTCTTTTCCTGCGGTATTTAAACTAATCACGTCGCCACCGGGCGAATAGATGATAATGATATCGGATATGGCATCAAGCGTTCCATCCAGCAGTGTACGCGTGGCAGCCAAGTCTGAATCGCGCTGTTTCGGGCCGGTGACATCCTGCACGACGGCGACGAACTGATTGGTTTCACCATGGGGGTACAACTGGATGTGCAGGTGTCTTTTCAGCACTTCGACCCAGCGATCCAGAATCACATGTTCCTTCTGCACCACGACAGAGAGGCATGCATCAAGGAAGAGATGGAGCGGAATTTCAGGAAGAACCTGTGTCACCCGGCGCCCCGGCAACGTCTTCGCTTCCAGTCCGGTATGCACCTCGAAAGCCCTGTTTGTCGCAATAAATGCGATGTCTTGCGGGGTGTCCAGCTTGTCGGTCAGCAGTTCTGCCACTGCCACGCCCGAGGCTGATCGTGCAAAAAACACTTCAAACAGGGATGGATGCAGTTTGTGGGTCGCATAGT is from Spartobacteria bacterium and encodes:
- a CDS encoding response regulator, coding for MELPGDAMKNFPVNKEVMSTDKSADGALYYATHKLHPSLFEVFFARSASGVAVAELLTDKLDTPQDIAFIATNRAFEVHTGLEAKTLPGRRVTQVLPEIPLHLFLDACLSVVVQKEHVILDRWVEVLKRHLHIQLYPHGETNQFVAVVQDVTGPKQRDSDLAATRTLLDGTLDAISDIIIIYSPGGDVISLNTAGKEHLELREKQKELRENIGPLAVNRCEGCPFIRALNEKTLVTAEVYDEWVNQYYECRANPIFDAAGEVQSVIVQKRDIGEQKQREFSLQEAKDRAEKADRLKSYFLSNISHELRTPLNAVIGLSQLMLETDLDEEQTDSLSLIEDSGSILLKIVNSVLTYTEIEDRRIRISPRPVDLKETVQKLIAVLKSRAERKDLLVRFDWDDAIPQYVQTDDFRLQQILVQIGENAIKFTSEGSIHFNVQLKERQDDQVIVCFTIRDTGIGIDPANREDIFAPFVQQDGSYTRRYNGLGIGLTLAKELAVVMGGNVECVSSTQNGSEFLITLPFTLSDIPSLGEPQTAVSPRASRHHTISPKPKLPERNNSLRVLVVEDNVLNRLYFTKLLASKNVDADVVADGYAALEHLKKNAVDILVVDLQMPGMDGFELVEKIRGGAISSEHQRVPVIAVSAYVNDDIHARCAQAGINEFIAKPVNGDRLISTINKLLPTK